The following proteins are encoded in a genomic region of Dioscorea cayenensis subsp. rotundata cultivar TDr96_F1 chromosome 8, TDr96_F1_v2_PseudoChromosome.rev07_lg8_w22 25.fasta, whole genome shotgun sequence:
- the LOC120267043 gene encoding methylmalonyl-CoA epimerase, mitochondrial: protein MALAEGVLLNHIARETPDVKRLAAFYEEVLGFQRVQTPNFGGFEVVWLSLPPSFTLHLIERNPLSGSRSEPFVRDPKALPRAHHVCLSVSNFDSFVQALKEKGIETFEKTQPDGKTKQVFFFDPDGNGLEVSSRVDPKERGS, encoded by the exons ATGGCGTTGGCCGAAGGCGTCCTCTTAAACCACATCGCCAGAGAGACCCCCGACGTGAAGCGCCTCGCCGCCTTCTACGAAGAG GTCCTAGGGTTCCAGAGGGTCCAAACCCCCAATTTTGGTGGATTCGAGGTCGTCTGGCTCTCTCTCCCCCCTTCCTTCACCCTTCATCTCATCGAGCGTAATCCCCTCTCCGGATCGAGGTCGGAGCCGTTTGTTCGCGATCCGAAGGCCCTCCCGCGTGCTCACCATGTCTGCCTCTCTGTTTCCAACTTTGATTCCTTTGTCCAAGCTCTCAAG GAGAAAGGGATTGAGACTTTTGAGAAGACACAGCCAGATGGGAAGACCAAGCAGGTCTTCTTCTTCGATCCTGATG GCAATGGTTTGGAAGTTTCAAGTCGGGTGGACCCTAAGGAACGAGGATCTTGA
- the LOC120267042 gene encoding ARF guanine-nucleotide exchange factor GNOM, with the protein MGRSRLQNSGINPIEEESPDSPDASASSGPSRASLACVINAEVAAVLAVMRRNVRWGGAGSGAARYLPSAADDHLDHPLVQSLKSLRGQLFSRDPAHFLDPAAYLRPFLDVVRSDETGAPITGVALSAVYKILTLDGALRPGDGDAIRGVVDAVTSCRFEVTDPASEEAVLMKILQVLLAAMRSPVAISLSNQHVCTVVNTCFRVVHQAGTKGELLQRVSRHTMHELVRCIFSLLPYVAESTDQPALLNGEMGAVDKDQSFGVNHAENGNGNVGSLGNSGDDGVLEVETPNGMRVMMEPYGIPCMVEIFHFLCSLLNIVEHMEMSPRMNPIALDEDVPLFALGLINSAVELGGPSIRKHPKLLSLIQDELFRNLMQFGLSMSPLILSMVCSIVLNLYHHLRTELKLQLEAFFSCVILRLAQSRYGASYHQQEVAMEALVDFCRQKTFMPEMYANLDCDITCSNVFEDLANLLSKSAFPVNCPLSSMHVLALDGLIAVIQGMADRIGTAPPRTEQAPLELAEYTPFWTVKCEDYSDPEEWVKFVRRRKYIKRRLMIGADHFNRDPKKGLEFLQGTHLLPEKLDPQSVACFFRYTAGLDKNLVGDFLGNHDEFCVQVLHEFAGTFDFEDMNLDTALRLFLETFRLPGESQKIQRVLEAFSERYYEQSPQILANKDAALLLSYSLIMLNTDQHNVQVKKKMTEEDFIRNNRLINDGSDLPREFLSELYHSICRNEIRTIPDQGIGFPEMSPSRWIDLMRKSKKTSKYIICDSRPFLDHDMFAIMSGPTIAAISVVFDYAEQEEVFLTCVDGFLAVAKISAYHHLEDVLDDLVVSLCKFTTLLSTSLVEEPVTAFGDDMKARLATETVFNIANRYGDFIRTGWRNVLDCILRLHKLGLLPARVASDAADDSEVASDPVHGKPVPNSLSTSHIPAMGTPRRSSGLMGRFSQLLSLDTEEPRSQPTEQQLAAHQRTLQTIQKCHIDSIFTESKFLQADSLLQLARALIWAAGRPQKVTNSPDDEDTAVFCLELLIAITLNNRDRIVLLWKGVYEHIANIVQSTVMPCALVEKAVFGLLRICQRLLPYKENLADELLRSLQLVLKLDARVADAYCENITQEVTRLVKANATHIKSQMGWRTITSLLSITARHPEASEVGFEALVFIMSEGAHLSPANYILCVEASRQFAESRVGLTDRSVRALDLMTESVTSLARWSRETRDAGEEAEKISEGIREMWLRLVQALRKVCLDQREEVRNHALSSLQRCLVGLEGLCLSTMSWLQAFDLVIFPLMDDLLETAQNHSQKDYRNMEGTLLLSMKLLSKVFLQWLQELSALSSFCKLWLGVLSRMEKFMKAKVRGKRSEKLQELIPELLKNTLLVMKTKGVLAKRSTIGGDSLWELTWLHVNNMAPSLQLEVFPGQESEQESLAKQKDSAGSVQPDDNTSAATAEKSTVPEEGVGPGA; encoded by the exons ATGGGCCGTTCTCGGCTCCAGAATTCAGGCATAAACCCCATCGAGGAGGAGTCGCCGGACTCCCCTGACGCCTCGGCGTCGTCGGGCCCTTCTCGGGCTTCTCTAGCGTGTGTTATCAACGCTGAGGTGGCGGCCGTACTGGCGGTGATGCGTCGCAACGTCCGCTGGGGTGGGGCTGGCTCCGGTGCGGCTCGCTACCTCCCTTCGGCCGCAGATGATCATCTTGATCACCCCCTGGTTCAGTCTCTCAAATCACTTCGTGGTCAGCTCTTCTCTCGTGATCCTGCTCACTTTCTGGATCCCGCTGCGTACCTCCGGCCCTTTCTTGATGTTGTCCGGTCGGATGAGACTGGTGCGCCGATAACCGGCGTTGCGCTCTCGGCTGTGTATAAGATCCTTACGCTTGATGGTGCGCTCAGGCCTGGGGATGGCGACGCGATCCGTGGGGTCGTGGATGCTGTTACTAGTTGTCGGTTTGAGGTCACTGACCCGGCGTCGGAGGAGGCCGTGCTGATGAAGATCCTGCAGGTGCTTCTTGCTGCCATGCGCAGCCCAGTGGCCATCTCACTCAGTAACCAACATGTGTGTACTGTTGTCAATACGTGCTTCAGAGTTGTCCACCAAGCTGGGACCAAGGGTGAGCTCCTTCAGCGTGTCTCACGGCACACCATGCATGAGCTCGTGCGATGCATCTTCTCGCTGCTTCCATATGTTGCCGAGAGCACTGATCAACCAGCATTGCTCAACGGGGAG ATGGGTGCTGTCGACAAGGACCAATCTTTTGGGGTTAATCATGCAGAAAATGGAAATGGAAATGTTGGGTCTTTAGGGAACTCTGGTGATGATGGAGTATTAGAGGTGGAAACTCCCAATGGCATGAGGGTGATGATGGAGCCGTATGGAATCCCCTGCATGGTGGAGATTTTCCACTTCTTGTGTTCTTTGCTCAACATTGTTGAGCATATGGAGATGAGCCCGAGGATGAACCCGATAGCCTTAGATGAAGATGTGCCACTTTTTGCCCTTGGGTTGATCAATTCAGCAGTTGAATTGGGAGGGCCTTCAATACGCAAACACCCAAAGCTGCTTAGTTTGATACAGGATGAATTATTCCGAAATTTAATGCAGTTTGGCCTCTCTATGAGCCCTCTAATTTTGTCAATGGTGTGCAGTATTGTTCTCAATCTTTACCACCATTTGCGCACAGAGCTGAAGCTGCAGCTGGAGGCATTCTTCTCTTGTGTGATATTAAGGCTTGCCCAGAGTCGGTATGGAGCTAGTTACCATCAGCAAGAGGTTGCTATGGAGGCTCTAGTGGATTTCTGCAGGCAGAAGACATTTATGCCAGAGATGTATGCGAATTTGGACTGTGACATAACCTGCAGCAATGTGtttgaagatcttgctaacctTTTGTCGAAGAGCGCATTTCCAGTGAACTGCCCTCTGtcatctatgcatgttctagcATTAGATGGTTTAATTGCAGTGATTCAGGGGATGGCTGATAGAATAGGCACTGCACCACCACGAACAGAGCAAGCACCATTGGAGCTAGCTGAATATACCCCATTCTGGACTGTGAAGTGTGAGGATTACTCTGATCCTGAAGAGTGGGTAAAATTTGTTCGTCGCAGGAAGTACATCAAGAGGAGATTAATGATTGGTGCTGATCACTTCAACAGGGATCCAAAGAAAGGGTTGGAGTTCCTGCAGGGAACTCATCTCTTGCCTGAAAAACTAGACCCTCAGAGTGTGGCCTGCTTTTTCAGATATACTGCTGGTCTGGATAAAAACCTTGTTGGGGATTTCTTGGGCAATCATGATGAATTTTGTGTTCAGGTGCTTCATGAATTTGCTGGTACATTTGATTTTGAAGACATGAATCTTGATACTGCTCTGAGGCTTTTCCTCGAGACCTTCAGGCTTCCAGGTGAGTCGCAGAAGATACAGAGGGTGCTTGAAGCTTTCTCAGAACGATATTATGAACAATCACCACAGATCCTTGCCAACAAGGATGCGGCACTACTGCTGTCATATTCCCTCATAATGCTCAACACAGATCAGCATAATGTAcaggtgaagaagaagatgaccgAAGAGGACTTTATTCGAAACAACCGCCTTATCAATGATGGGAGTGATCTCCCAAGGGAGTTTCTGTCAGAACTCTACCATTCAATCTGTAGAAATGAGATAAGGACCATCCCTGACCAAGGCATTGGTTTCCCTGAGATGTCTCCCAGCCGATGGATTGACCTGATGAGGAAATCAAAGAAGACATCTAAATACATAATATGTGATTCACGCCCTTTTCTTGATCATGACATGTTTGCAATCATGTCAGGGCCCACTATTGCAGCCATTTCAGTTGTGTTTGATTATGCTGAACAAGAGGAGGTTTTCCTGACATGTGTGGATGGCTTCTTGGCTGTGGCCAAGATATCGGCGTACCATCATCTGGAAGATGTGCTTGATGATCTGGTTGTGTCACTTTGTAAATTCACAACCCTTTTGAGCACATCTCTGGTTGAGGAACCAGTTACAGCCTTTGGGGATGACATGAAAGCTAGGTTGGCAACTGAGACTGTTTTTAATATTGCAAACAGGTATGGAGATTTTATACGCACTGGGTGGAGAAATGTGCTTGATTGCATCCTAAGGCTGCACAAACTAGGCCTTCTTCCTGCTCGAGTTGCTAGTGATGCTGCTGACGATTCTGAAGTCGCCTCTGATCCAGTCCATGGGAAGCCTGTTCCAAACTCTCTCTCCACGTCTCATATTCCAGCAATGGGTACCCCTCGAAGATCCTCTGGACTGATGGGGAGATTTAGTCAGCTCTTATCACTGGACACGGAGGAGCCAAGGTCACAACCAACTGAACAACAACTTGCCGCCCACCAGAGAACTCTTCAAACTATTCAGAAGTGCCACATTGACAGCATTTTCACAGAAAGTAAGTTTCTACAGGCTGATTCCTTGTTGCAGCTGGCCAGGGCTCTCATTTGGGCTGCAGGCCGACCCCAAAAAGTCACAAATTCCCCTGATGATGAAGACACAGCAGTTTTCTGCTTAGAGCTGCTTATTGCAATCACCCTAAACAACCGAGATCGAATTGTGCTCCTTTGGAAGGGTGTTTACGAGCATATAGCAAATATCGTTCAGTCCACTGTCATGCCTTGTGCTCTTGTTGAAAAGGCAGTGTTTGGTCTCCTCCGGATTTGTCAGAGGTTGCTACCCTACAAAGAGAACCTTGCAGATGAGCTTTTGAGGTCACTTCAATTGGTTTTGAAGCTAGATGCCCGTGTCgctgatgcttattgtgagaaCATCACACAGGAAGTCACACGATTGGTGAAGGCAAATGCTACTCACATAAAATCCCAGATGGGTTGGCGAACCATAACTTCTTTATTGTCCATCACAGCTCGGCACCCTGAAGCATCTGAAGTTGGTTTTGAGGCATTAGTATTCATAATGTCTGAAGGGGCGCACTTATCACCTGCCAACTATATTCTATGTGTGGAAGCCTCGCGGCAGTTTGCTGAATCTCGGGTGGGGTTGACAGATAGGTCTGTTCGTGCATTGGATCTGATGACTGAGTCAGTAACAAGTCTTGCACGCTGGTCCCGTGAAACCAGGGATGCAGGTGAAGAGGCAGAGAAGATTTCAGAAGGAATTAGGGAGATGTGGTTGAGATTGGTGCAAGCATTGAGGAAGGTATGTCTGGATCAGAGAGAGGAGGTGAGAAATCATGCACTTTCATCACTGCAGAGATGCCTGGTAGGACTTGAAGGGCTTTGTCTCTCAACTATGTCATGGTTACAAGCCTTTGATCTTGTGATATTTCCATTAATGGATGATTTGCTGGAGACTGCTCAGAATCACTCGCAGAAGGATTACAGAAACATGGAGGGTACTCTGTTGCTTTCCATGAAATTATTGTCTAAAGTTTTCTTGCAGTGGCTGCAGGAGTTATCAGCACTAAGTAGTTTCTGTAAGCTGTGGCTAGGGGTTCTTAGTCGTATGGAGAAGTTCATGAAGGCCAAGGTTAGGGGTAAGAGGAGTGAAAAACTCCAAGAATTGATCCCAGAACTCCTAAAGAACACATTGCTTGTGATGAAAACAAAAGGGGTGCTTGCAAAGAGGAGCACTATTGGTGGAGATAGTTTGTGGGAACTGACCTGGCTGcatgtaaataatatggctCCTTCTTTGCAATTGGAAGTGTTCCCGGGCCAGGAATCAGAGCAGGAGTCACTTGCTAAGCAAAAGGATTCGGCTGGTTCAGTACAACCGGATGACAATACTTCTGCGGCTACGGCCGAGAAATCTACTGTCCCTGAAGAAGGTGTAGGTCCTGGAGCTTAA